From Phenylobacterium montanum, the proteins below share one genomic window:
- the guaA gene encoding glutamine-hydrolyzing GMP synthase, producing the protein MTEAPRHDRVLIVDFGSQVTQLIARRVRESGVYCEIHPFDKVGDDFLKAYAPKAVILSGGPASAHEEDSPTPNPTLFKLGVPVLGICYGEMAICAAMGGTVEGGHHREFGRADIRIATETPLLAGLGDVGDLEPVWMSHGDVITAIPEGFHVVATSENSPYAAIADEGRRIYGVQFHPEVAHTPRGALLLRNFTHTIAGLSGDWTMAAFRAEAVARIREQVGEGRVICGLSGGVDSSVAAVLIHEAIGDQLTCVFVDTGLLRMNEAEQVVTLFRDHYNIPLIHVDASKEFLGELEGVSEPEAKRKIIGRVFVETFDREAAKIEGAGFLAQGTLYPDVIESVSARGGPSVVIKSHHNVGGLPEHMKLKLVEPLRELFKDEVRALGVELGLPPAFVGRHPFPGPGLAIRIPGEITREKVATLQQADAIYLDEIRKAGLYDSIWQAFAVLLPVKTVGVMGDARTYEDVLALRAVTSTDGMTADFFEFPWPVLARTATRIINEVKGVNRVVYDVTSKPPGTIEWE; encoded by the coding sequence ATGACCGAAGCCCCCCGCCACGACCGCGTCCTGATCGTCGATTTCGGCAGCCAGGTGACCCAGCTGATCGCCCGCCGGGTGCGCGAGAGCGGCGTCTATTGCGAGATCCACCCCTTCGACAAGGTCGGCGACGACTTCCTGAAGGCCTATGCGCCCAAGGCGGTGATCCTGTCCGGAGGGCCGGCCAGCGCCCATGAGGAGGACAGCCCGACCCCGAATCCGACCCTGTTCAAGCTGGGGGTGCCGGTGCTGGGCATCTGCTACGGCGAAATGGCCATCTGCGCGGCCATGGGCGGGACAGTGGAAGGCGGCCATCACCGCGAATTCGGCCGGGCCGACATCCGCATCGCCACCGAGACGCCGCTGCTGGCCGGTCTGGGCGATGTGGGCGACCTGGAGCCGGTCTGGATGAGCCACGGCGACGTGATCACCGCCATCCCCGAGGGCTTCCACGTGGTGGCCACCTCGGAGAACTCGCCCTACGCCGCCATCGCCGACGAGGGCCGGCGGATCTATGGCGTGCAGTTCCACCCCGAGGTGGCGCACACGCCCCGCGGCGCGCTCCTGCTGCGCAACTTCACCCACACCATCGCCGGCCTGTCCGGCGACTGGACCATGGCCGCCTTCCGCGCCGAGGCGGTGGCCCGCATCCGCGAACAGGTGGGCGAGGGGCGGGTGATCTGCGGCCTGTCCGGCGGGGTCGACAGCTCGGTGGCGGCGGTTCTGATCCACGAGGCGATCGGCGACCAGCTGACCTGCGTCTTCGTCGACACCGGCCTGTTGCGGATGAACGAGGCCGAACAGGTGGTGACCCTGTTCAGAGATCACTATAACATCCCGCTAATCCACGTTGATGCGTCAAAGGAATTCCTCGGCGAGCTGGAGGGCGTCTCCGAGCCGGAGGCCAAGCGCAAGATCATCGGCAGGGTGTTCGTCGAGACCTTCGACCGCGAGGCGGCCAAGATCGAGGGCGCGGGCTTCTTGGCCCAGGGCACCCTCTATCCCGACGTGATCGAAAGCGTCTCGGCCCGCGGCGGCCCTTCGGTGGTGATCAAGAGCCATCACAATGTCGGCGGGTTGCCCGAGCACATGAAGCTGAAGCTGGTCGAGCCCCTGCGTGAGCTGTTCAAGGACGAGGTCCGCGCCCTGGGCGTCGAACTCGGCCTGCCGCCCGCCTTCGTCGGGCGCCACCCGTTCCCTGGGCCGGGCCTCGCCATCCGCATCCCGGGCGAGATCACCCGCGAGAAGGTGGCGACCCTGCAGCAGGCCGACGCCATCTATCTCGACGAAATCCGCAAGGCCGGCCTCTATGACAGCATCTGGCAGGCCTTCGCCGTGTTGTTGCCGGTCAAGACCGTAGGCGTCATGGGCGATGCCCGCACCTACGAGGACGTGCTGGCCCTTCGCGCCGTCACCTCCACCGATGGCATGACCGCCGACTTCTTCGAATTCCCCTGGCCGGTCCTGGCCAGGACGGCGACCCGGATCATCAATGAAGTCAAAGGTGTGAACCGGGTGGTTTACGACGTCACTTCAAAGCCGCCCGGGACGATCGAGTGGGAGTAG
- a CDS encoding SOS response-associated peptidase → MCNEFQIRINVDDWWKLHGTGRTPVVRREPRSNRPLNQPIKPTNRAPLLRPLDPANPAEGLESIERRWWLVPFFHKGPVSAWRNMCTNARIETVDTAPAFREAYRRRRVLVPITSFIEYDEPPGWKRGTPKRRWEATWAANEAFDEVRYLAGIWDVCHPSDQSEPLESFAFITGPPGPEVAAVHDRQPAVLNFEEGLEWLKLDGPGKAALVTETAPGDYDLRVRDRSLDFENAE, encoded by the coding sequence ATGTGCAACGAATTCCAGATCAGGATCAACGTTGACGATTGGTGGAAGCTGCATGGAACTGGCCGGACACCCGTGGTGCGCCGAGAACCGAGATCCAACCGGCCTCTCAACCAGCCAATCAAGCCGACAAACCGTGCGCCGCTCCTGAGGCCGCTCGATCCAGCAAATCCTGCCGAAGGTCTCGAATCAATTGAGCGACGCTGGTGGCTAGTTCCCTTCTTCCACAAGGGGCCGGTCTCAGCGTGGCGGAACATGTGCACCAACGCCCGCATCGAGACCGTCGATACCGCGCCAGCCTTTCGCGAAGCATACCGCCGCCGACGGGTTCTTGTCCCGATCACGTCCTTTATCGAATACGACGAACCCCCGGGCTGGAAAAGAGGGACGCCAAAACGGCGCTGGGAGGCGACATGGGCTGCGAACGAGGCGTTCGACGAGGTTCGCTACCTCGCCGGGATCTGGGATGTATGCCATCCGTCAGATCAATCAGAGCCGCTCGAAAGCTTCGCCTTCATCACCGGGCCGCCAGGACCTGAGGTCGCCGCAGTGCATGATCGGCAACCTGCAGTGCTGAACTTCGAGGAAGGACTCGAGTGGCTTAAACTCGACGGGCCAGGCAAAGCCGCCCTCGTGACCGAGACGGCGCCAGGCGACTACGATCTCCGAGTACGCGACCGAAGCCTCGATTTTGAAAACGCCGAATAG